In the genome of Primulina eburnea isolate SZY01 chromosome 13, ASM2296580v1, whole genome shotgun sequence, the window CAAAATCATCCAACAAATCTACAGCAAAGCTCTGCAGAATTCCTCTCAATAGTTCATCTTTTTCCaatttccagtattttagtTCCTTGAGATTTTTACAAATTCCTTCAAATTTCTTGTAATAATGTCGTTCAAATTCATAGCAACgtaattaaatttgatgttgTTCATGGATTCCTCATGTAATTTTGTCTTATTCCTCATTTTTGTTTGCGTTTTTGAGCCATTTCGAAGGAGTTAGAACTTACGACCGAATCGAGACTCGCAACACTTGGTAAACGAAGTCAGATTATTTCACAATTTTGGCACAAACACGTGCCTGGCACGTCCGCAATTTTCGTGACATACAAGTGGCAAAAAGATGAACTAAAGGAGTTAAGAGTAAAAGTATGGACAACAAGAGTCGTGTTAGGGATGCGAAAAGTTACAGCCCCAGTAAAAATTTGTAAAGAATGTAGGCAGCACGCCCTAGCGTGAGTAAAAGAAAAAATGGCCGGAAACATAGCATGTCACGCTAGGGCGCACAAAAAACTTCCGCCCTAGCTCGAGCCGAGAAGAATTCTAGTCAAGGGAAAAAGAAATCGCGCCCTAGAACGGTGCGATGAAGAAATAATATTATGCGTAGATTTCGTGAGCCGAAGAAGGGAAGGATGGACTCTTGGATGCAcataaaagggaaaaaaaatccCTAGGGGAGTCATCAAATAGAGAAGATCGTGAGAGGAGATACATCGGACTACATGGAAGCAACGCGAAGAAGACAAGATTTTGCGCATAGTTTtctctttttgttttttgttttgttttgtttttttctcttttagTATTTTCAATTCATATACTTCATTAGAACATTGATTTTTCTACTTTCAACGatgaaattatatatttagaCTCTTAATTTTGTTAGGATTTAGGAGATCCGATCCCAAACTTTGAACCATGATGATTTATTTGTGACTTGTGACAAGTGCTTGATTGTGTTATTGATCTTATTCCACCTATGATAAATAATTGAAGCTATTTAATTCTTTCGTGGAGTTAGAATTAGCTTAATATAACTCGAAAGAATATATTAATAAATCAGAGAGTCTCGTCAAAAGCATAGATTAATtgttgaagttaattatttcttTCAATTTAGGAGAAGGTGAACCAAAATCCCaacatatttatttgattttcaaatTTCCTACGTACTAGAGTCTCGGTGTTATTTGACCTTAAAAGTTCATAAATTGTTTATTTTCTAATAGTTGAAATAAATATATCTCACTTTTCGTTGGAATTTGCTAAAGATGTATGCTACGAAAACTAGAAATTGTGTGATAAAGTCTTTGTGGAcgatattcgtattcatatgtTATATTATAAGTACTTCATTCATACACTTGAGATTATTTTGAgcataaatattataattatttcaaTATTTCTTTTCAATGAACCCATGTAAAGAAATACAAAACGTTACGGAATAAGTGAATCGTTAATAGAacatataaaatacataaatcAGATCACACAAATCAATACAGTCTATAATTAGTCGTGTATAAATAccaaaaatcatataattaagAGATTAAAGAACAACTCATTTAAACAATTAAACTAAACTAAATCTTCAAGCAaacacctatatatatatatatatatatgcctcTTGCTTTCCTTGTTTAGCCCACGGGGATGCCTATGCAAAGTGATCAAGAGTGCTTGCCAACGGTTCCTTGTGTTGTTCGTTACGCTTACCTGTATTCCTAGCAGATTGGACGAGACGACTTAGCATCGCGCGCGAGCAATCGGGACTGCTAACGATCTCGTCGATGATTTGAGACGAGTGTTCTATCTCGGACGCCTCCATCAATCTCTCTACTACATGGATGCCATATTTGTCCATTGACAGGTAGTCGAATTTCCTCGTCAGGACACCTACCATCGCTGCCGTCAAACTAGCTGACCCTATCCCTATTAAATGCTGCACCAAGTAATTCCTGAAAGCAGAAACAAATTAATCGTCGGATTTCAATTTTATACGTGGTAAATGTATGTGTGTGTTCCCTACCCGAATTGATTTATAGACAGATCAAACAAGTTTTCCATTATCGCTGCGACGAGACGCTTTTCGGTAGGAGTTACCATGCCTTCCGACAGGAGGTCTTGCAGAAAGCAGCATCCACTTTGGTTGGTGGCGATTTGGCGACAATTAGATACTATCACGTCGAATATTGGCTGTGAAATTAATTAAACCACTCTGTTAAAAGAAgctggatatatatatattatatctgATATAGATGAAATTCGTTTCATTGATAAATTAAATACTTTGGTATCTTTTTCAGAGAAGATGTGGAAGCAATACTGAATAAGTCGGGCACCAATCTCGTCCTTTAGGAGCCGAATCGCAATTTCTTTCAAGGCCGATATCATATGAGCTATTTCCTCTTGTGTCATGAGATCTGAGTAGAGAAGTTCCATCAAGAAATGAGATCTGCAAAACACGAGAAAtcacataattattataatatatataaataatgttgttctaaacacacacacacacacacatacccTTGAGAGTGGAGACAAAGAGCCTTGAATAAATGGAAATCAGCAGTCACCGAAGAAACCAAATATCTCAGCTTTTCTTTTCTGCAGTTTAAGAAAAGCTCTTTCACGACATGACGACCGAACTGATCAAACATCAACAGGCATACACGATCTTTAACCTCTGAAAAGATAGCTTCGGTGTCTTCCGTTGTCTGTTTTTCAATTTGCTGGCATAAGAACTGGGAACCGTGTTGATCCATTGCTACCGAAAGCACCTTGTCCTTCAAATCTTCTAGAGAAGAATAAGAACCTTCTTCGCCAGTTGGGCTCTTGTATGATGGTCTGTTGTCGTCCAATGGAAAACGATTTCTTTGTTCTTGCATCTGGGAACGATGGTTAAATAGGTTTCCAGTGACAGATTTAACAGCCGATGTTCCCTGACAAATGTCGGTCCAAGACCAATGGAGGGAGGAACAACGATTGTCGGGCCGTGCAAGTATAATCTTGTACCCAAGACCGCTCAGTCGACTCACAGAATGGGAGAAATCTTGATCTTCATAAATGAGTACGTAAGTGGCTCGCGGTGGATTACGAAGTGCCCATAGCCACATGTCTCCTATGATTTGCAAGTTAGACCCTGAACAGTGAACACATACATCAATCAGCATATAAAGCAGAAACAGTGTCAATAAAGattatttaatctaaataaaacaAAGCGATCCAATCAGAAAACTTACCCCCGGCACAATTATCATTGTTATCAAATATTAGATCTTAATGAAATTCAAAAAATCAGAAAACTTACCCTCAGGCTCATATATCGTTGTTATCCCTGTCTTATGCATCGACTCTATAACGCTCTCAGGAATCATCTTCTCATTTCCATAGACGGAAAATTTAATAGGACCATAGAGTCTCAAATTCTTCAGGGCGATAATGATGTTGTTTACTATCAAACCACCGTCGGCATACTTGGGTACTTGGCAGCTCTCGTAATGCCACCATACAGAAATCTTGGTATTATCCGGCCACCCATCTTCATCCTTGGAGTCGAATGTCATTTTCGGCGAGAGAGATCGgtaaaatcaaccaaaatcttATGCTCTTGAATCTTTCTGATCTCTTGTTACTTGCAATGAATACCACATCATTCGTAACTCCTTGAAATTGTTTggtatataaattaattaaaatgggTCATGCAATCAAATAATTTTTGGGACGAAGATATTCCTtccatgttttaagattttttaTGCCATATATATtacttctttaatttatatcgatcccttttcataaacatatacaATCAAATAATTTTTGGGTAAAAGATTGTGTTAAAATTATATGTATTCTTTTGCTAAATTTTTCCGGTTCTTTCCTTTTGTTTAAGTATATTTGGTTGGTTGTAAATatattctatatatataaaaatagttAATCTAGTGTCCTTTGCACACTTGTATAAATTCTTTTTgtcttaattaatttttgtgtTAATTTCAGGATGATATAATGAATTAAATATTCGAAAGTTTAGATATGTGcatgtatataatttttttttgcgttaattaatttataaaaactcATGTGATATTAACAATTTTGTGATATTGACCTCCTATTTGATTCGCTCTTATAAAAAtatcttttatttaaatatggtTATAGATGACTCGTCTCACGGATGAAGACATACTCTAATTAATATTTGAGTTAATTTCAAGATGATACGatgattaaatattcaaaaGTTTAGATATGTATGAAATAATATTTAGTAGTTTAAAAATTAGATCCGATATTCTAATTATAGCTaatttacaaataaattaattactctACATccttaatattattaatatattgtATGAGGATATCATTGTATTTTTCATTTAGGATTCTCCAATATCTTAtactttaattaatttcatcacgtatttaatttaatttaagtttatTATCCGTA includes:
- the LOC140810579 gene encoding pumilio homolog 12-like, translated to MTFDSKDEDGWPDNTKISVWWHYESCQVPKYADGGLIVNNIIIALKNLRLYGPIKFSVYGNEKMIPESVIESMHKTGITTIYEPEGSNLQIIGDMWLWALRNPPRATYVLIYEDQDFSHSVSRLSGLGYKIILARPDNRCSSLHWSWTDICQGTSAVKSVTGNLFNHRSQMQEQRNRFPLDDNRPSYKSPTGEEGSYSSLEDLKDKVLSVAMDQHGSQFLCQQIEKQTTEDTEAIFSEVKDRVCLLMFDQFGRHVVKELFLNCRKEKLRYLVSSVTADFHLFKALCLHSQGSHFLMELLYSDLMTQEEIAHMISALKEIAIRLLKDEIGARLIQYCFHIFSEKDTKPIFDVIVSNCRQIATNQSGCCFLQDLLSEGMVTPTEKRLVAAIMENLFDLSINQFGNYLVQHLIGIGSASLTAAMVGVLTRKFDYLSMDKYGIHVVERLMEASEIEHSSQIIDEIVSSPDCSRAMLSRLVQSARNTGKRNEQHKEPLASTLDHFA